In the Catenovulum adriaticum genome, ACTAATCAAAAAAAAGCCAAGAAAGCGGCAAAAGGTAGTAAAAAAAGCCGAACCTTAAAAAAAGAAATAAAAGCAGCAACAGAAGCCAGCAAAGCAGAACAACAAGCGAAAGCAGAGCAAGCCAACTTGGCGATTAAAAAAGAAGCAGAGCAAAAAGCGATAACTGCACAAATAAAACAACTCATTACTAACCATCAAATTAGCCAAACAGGCGAGATTAAATATAATTTTGAACATAACGGCTTGATTAAAAGCATTTATGTGAGTGAAAAGCTACAGCGTCAGCTCATTAAAGGCTATGTTGCCATTGCAACGTTAGGCGATACTTATTATGTTATTCCAGCAAACGCTGCAGATAAAATTAGCCAACGAGATGAGGGCTATATTGTACTTGTAAATAACCCTGACGAAGCCTCATCTGCACAGAATATCGATGAAGAAGATCCCTACGCTGATTTTGTTATTCCAGATGATCTTATGTGGTAAACCGCTAATTTATTCTTTAAACACCTTAGTTTAAATTCGTTTGTGCTCAATATTGCCGTTATGACATCCTCGTTAACTAAGGGGTTTTAGCGGCAATGGCTTGGTTAATATTATTAATTCTCGCTGAAATATCAGGATGTGTACTAAACCAACTTGGCTGAGACGCTTGTTGATCTTGTAAGCTCTGTGCTTTAAGTCGAGTTAAAATATTAATAAAGGGCTGCACATCTTGATAATGCACCATCATTTGTATAGCCGCATATGAATCAGCCTCTCGCTCTGCCTGCCTTGAGTAAGATAATAATGTGCCAATGGCCGCCCCTTGCAATAATAAACTACTTAGCGTACTGGTATCGCCCAATATAACAACCATGGAAACAGACATCACAGAAAGTTGAACTAAATTTTCAATCTGATGATTAAGCTTCACATGAGCTATTTCATGCAACAAAATCGCAGCCATTTGCTTATCGTTTTCAATTAGGTCGACCAGTTTATCCGTCACTATAATCGTACCATCAGCCAATGCCATTGCGTTTGCCGTATCAGGCCAATTTCTAAATAAAAGCTGAAATTCAAGTGGCTCAGCCTGTAACGATGTTGATTTATAATTTTCAATTAAACTTGAGAACAAAGCATTAAAACGTGCTTGCTGATCTAGACTAAGTTTAGATTTAGTCAAGGTATTAGCATCCAGTTGTTTTAATGTTCGTGTAGATATTTGCTGCTTCGCATCGGTTGGCAACTGCGCAGCTAGGTATTCTGTTAAAGTGGGTAACAAGTAGGTATAAGCTTTATAAATAAATAGCAATATAACCAATAAGCTAGCCGCAATAATAATTGCCCACCTTTTGTAGTCAGCTTTGAGCTGATAATGGACTGTCATTAACTGATCACAATTTATTATTAACTAACATTAAAACACTGGCCTATGTGTAACCTCAGCTAATGTCATTCGCATCATGTCATTATTGTATTTATGAACAATTGATTGGCTTCTAAATAATTGCGGCAATTCATACAATGAAATTAAGATAATCAATACCCAGCCATAATATTCAATGGTTAGTATACCCAACGCAAGAATAATGAGATCAATTGCACCCTGCATATTTTTTCCTAAATAAAAATGGTGGAGCCCAGTTACAAAAAAATAATTGAGGACAGCGTAAGTATCAGGGTCTTTTATTCGTTGTGTTTCCAACTCATAATAATATTGTTTTTGTTGGTTGCTTAATTGCGCAATTTGCTGACGTAAGCTTTCTTCTTCGTCTCTTAACGTTTGATCGTCCATAAATTCCTCGATTAAATTATAATACCTAAGCCCTGTTAACTTAGATTAGGCAGATAATCATCACTTTAGCGGATCAAAAATGCGGTCAGGATTATCAGGTTGATTACAACGGCATATACGTCGATAACCAAGCACAATCCCCTTACGCAACCCATATTTTTCAATTGCCTGTGCGCTAAATTCAGAGCAAGTTGGCGTAAAATTACACTCAAGATTAAAGTAACGTTTAGAGCCCCCACCCGCCTGATAACGACGAATAGCAGACAAAACCCACGCCTTAACCATGGCTTCGACCTAAAGTAACAATGACGGCTTCTCGTGTCCAAAAAAGCCAAAACCTTTTATTCTCAATAACCTGAAACACTAATTCCCAGCCATCTGCAGCTTCTCGGTTTAAGGTAGATTCTAGCTTTTTCATTGGTAAACCACTTGAACCTAGCAACAAAGTACCACAACCACCTTCAACCACATGCATCACTTTATATTCATCGAATCTTGGCATTATTATTTCCTATTATCATGATTGTATTTAAACGGAGTCATCAGCCAGTTTAACTCGGCTTAGTTTGATTTAATTTAATAAACTCAGTATTACTATCCTAGGGCGAATGAATGTTCGTGTTATTTTTGTTCCACAGGGCTAGGCTAAAATTATAAACAAAAACAAATACGCCCAAAGCTTAGCTTTACAAAACGCCTAAACTTTAGACTATCAATAAATTTATATTTAACCAAGTATTAACCTTTAATTAAGTAAAGGTAAAACGCAAAGCAAGATGAGAATAGAATAAATAATTACAACAAGGTGATAGATAGGATCAAAAAGAGGGCTTTATAAGCCCTCTTTTAAATTTAAGCTATTTAGTACGCTAAATTAAGCTTTAGCTTCGCCAGCAACTTCTCTAAAGGCTTCTTTAAAGATAGCTAGACCTTCATTTAAAATTTCATCTTCGATAGTTAATGCAACAAATATTTTGTTCACTTGACTATCAGCACCACAAGTTTCAGAAATTAGGCCTTTTTCAAACGCTTTAGCCGATACTTTATCTGCTAAGCCCGGTTGATTAGTTTGAATGCCTAGTACTAAACCACGACCTTTTACTTTACAGTCAAATTGTGGAAATTCAGCTTTCAACTCTTCCAGCGCAGCGACAATTAGTTTAGATTTTCGCGCCACTTCTAGAGTCAAAGAATCATCTGACCAATATTGGTCAATGAGTTCTTTTGCAGCAACGAAAGCTAACGAGTTACCACGGAAAGTACCTGTATGCTCACCCGGCGACCATGCATCAACTTCAGGGTTGATTAACAATACAGCCATCGGATTACCACCACCAATTGATTTAGATAAACATACTAAATCAGGCTTAATACCTGCTTCTTCAAAACTGAAGAATTTACCAGTTCGGCCATTACCCACTTGAATGTCATCAATAATTAACAACATATCGTGGTCTTTACACAACTGAGCTAATTTTTGTAACCATTCAGATGAAGCGACATTAATACCACCTTCGCCTTGAACAGTTTCTAACATTACTGCGGCTGGTTTCTCTAAACCAGAGCCTTTATCTTCTAAATAGCGACGGAACACTTCAATTGTATCCATGTCACCTAAAAAGCCGTCAAAAGGCATGAAAGATACCGCACCACGAGCGCCATATGATTCATCACGATAAGCTTCATTACCTGTTGCTGACAACGCACCCATTGTGTGACCATGGTATGCATTAGTAAATGCAACAATATTACCGCGGCCTTTTACTTGGCGTGCAAGCTTCATTGCTGCTTCAGTACAGTTAGTACCAGTTGGGCCTGTAAATTGTACTTTATAGTTATAGCCTCTGGGCTCAAGAATTTTTTCAACAAAAGTTGTTAAAAAAGCTTGCTTCGCAACAGTTGCTTTATCTAAGCCATGCGCAATTCGGCGATCTTTTAAATATTGAATTTGAGCTTCCACTGCTACTTCTGGGTTGTGGCCATAGTTTAACGTACCCGCTCCGGCAAAAAAATCGACATAACGTTTGCCGTCTTTATCAAATAGCTCAGAGCCAATTGCTTTGTCAAAAAGAGTAGGAAAAGAGCGAATATAGCCTCTCACTTCAGATTCATGTTCTTCAAAAATGTCCATTTGATTGTCTCTTAGGTTAAAGGTTTAAAAGTTATACTCAAACCAGTCGTCAAACGACTTATTTTTGATTTTGTATTCACAAAAACACAAACGAATATAACGAGTCAAATAATCAAGTAGCTTGTTAATTCAGGCTACTTGCTTTAATTAGATTAACAGTTTTTGTTAGTTAAAGTCCAGTTACAAGTCTATGAATCTTGGCTTATTTTTGCCAAAACCCGACTTAAACCACAACTATTTTTTTTTGCTAACCATCTGATTCTAGTTGAATTTAATAGATATACAAATCAAGTTATTTTGCAGTTTTTAATAAATTTAAACAACACTATCAATCGGTTGATTTTTAATCTAAACTGTTCTATTCGCTGATTTTTTGCTCACTTTGTGACTCTAAAAAGTGAGCTTGTTTTAAATTAATTTGCTCAAAACTGACAGCCGATATTTCAAATTGCCACTGGCTTAATTGCGTGTGATGAGTGGCGATTTCACCACTGCCCTGCGACATCACCCTCAACCAATATTGCTGATCAGACGCCAACAAATTAAGACTCAGTAAGCTATCGTCTTGAAAACCAATTTGCACTAAAGTTCTTGCCTCACTTTGCCATACATCGGCTTGAATTTTACTCGCGTTTAAAAATTCAATATCTGCCAAGTTTTGAATAAAATCAATAACCGTTTGTTCCGATTTTAGGGTTTGATTATCAGTCAAAGGTGTCAGATACCAATTTACATTAGTTTGTTCAAATTGAGATGCGTCTGCTTGATTGTCTTCAACATCTGAAAACTGGGCACTGGTTTCAGTTTGATCAAGCAAAAGTTCAGCTTTGGGTTGATGACGCTCAATTTTAAATTGCTCACCCGTTATAACTTGATGCACCGAAATCATATCTACCTGTTCTGGTGTCCAGGTAAATAAGCTCGGGTTTATCCAATCCATAATTGAAGTGGGTAAATTAATTTGTTGATTTAACAACCAAGTTTGATGGCTATCTTGTCGACGCACATATTGACCTTGCCCGCTCGAGGCAAAATTACCCAACAATAGATGATAGGACTTACCTGCCGTCAGTTTAACTAAAGACGCTGGTTTTGCATGTGAGTTTGCCATCGTTGTTTTTAAACTGGGATCATCTAGCCCTAATTTATAAAACTTTTCAGCATTATTAGTCTTAGGCTCCACATTTTTGGCATTTAATACCGAGTTAAACCAAGCTGAAATAGGTTTAACTTGTAAGGGGTAATTTGCCATATTTGCAGCGACCCAAACGCTGTTTTCTAATTTCGCATCAACTAAAAGCTGGTTTTGCTTAGTATAAATTTCTATTCTATTTAAATCTGCTTTTTCAGTTTTAAGCTCGGCTAACCAATCAGGATGATCTGCCACTTTTTGTACACTATTATTTTGCTGGGTAAAATAAAGGCTAATAACCAATACGGATACGGC is a window encoding:
- a CDS encoding DUF2058 domain-containing protein; this encodes MSSLQDQLLKAGLTNQKKAKKAAKGSKKSRTLKKEIKAATEASKAEQQAKAEQANLAIKKEAEQKAITAQIKQLITNHQISQTGEIKYNFEHNGLIKSIYVSEKLQRQLIKGYVAIATLGDTYYVIPANAADKISQRDEGYIVLVNNPDEASSAQNIDEEDPYADFVIPDDLMW
- a CDS encoding M48 family metallopeptidase encodes the protein MTVHYQLKADYKRWAIIIAASLLVILLFIYKAYTYLLPTLTEYLAAQLPTDAKQQISTRTLKQLDANTLTKSKLSLDQQARFNALFSSLIENYKSTSLQAEPLEFQLLFRNWPDTANAMALADGTIIVTDKLVDLIENDKQMAAILLHEIAHVKLNHQIENLVQLSVMSVSMVVILGDTSTLSSLLLQGAAIGTLLSYSRQAEREADSYAAIQMMVHYQDVQPFINILTRLKAQSLQDQQASQPSWFSTHPDISARINNINQAIAAKTP
- a CDS encoding TM2 domain-containing protein yields the protein MDDQTLRDEEESLRQQIAQLSNQQKQYYYELETQRIKDPDTYAVLNYFFVTGLHHFYLGKNMQGAIDLIILALGILTIEYYGWVLIILISLYELPQLFRSQSIVHKYNNDMMRMTLAEVTHRPVF
- the yidD gene encoding membrane protein insertion efficiency factor YidD — protein: MVKAWVLSAIRRYQAGGGSKRYFNLECNFTPTCSEFSAQAIEKYGLRKGIVLGYRRICRCNQPDNPDRIFDPLK
- a CDS encoding DUF4177 domain-containing protein encodes the protein MPRFDEYKVMHVVEGGCGTLLLGSSGLPMKKLESTLNREAADGWELVFQVIENKRFWLFWTREAVIVTLGRSHG
- the ectB gene encoding diaminobutyrate--2-oxoglutarate transaminase: MDIFEEHESEVRGYIRSFPTLFDKAIGSELFDKDGKRYVDFFAGAGTLNYGHNPEVAVEAQIQYLKDRRIAHGLDKATVAKQAFLTTFVEKILEPRGYNYKVQFTGPTGTNCTEAAMKLARQVKGRGNIVAFTNAYHGHTMGALSATGNEAYRDESYGARGAVSFMPFDGFLGDMDTIEVFRRYLEDKGSGLEKPAAVMLETVQGEGGINVASSEWLQKLAQLCKDHDMLLIIDDIQVGNGRTGKFFSFEEAGIKPDLVCLSKSIGGGNPMAVLLINPEVDAWSPGEHTGTFRGNSLAFVAAKELIDQYWSDDSLTLEVARKSKLIVAALEELKAEFPQFDCKVKGRGLVLGIQTNQPGLADKVSAKAFEKGLISETCGADSQVNKIFVALTIEDEILNEGLAIFKEAFREVAGEAKA
- a CDS encoding DUF4340 domain-containing protein, with protein sequence MKVSSALLTLLFAVSVLVISLYFTQQNNSVQKVADHPDWLAELKTEKADLNRIEIYTKQNQLLVDAKLENSVWVAANMANYPLQVKPISAWFNSVLNAKNVEPKTNNAEKFYKLGLDDPSLKTTMANSHAKPASLVKLTAGKSYHLLLGNFASSGQGQYVRRQDSHQTWLLNQQINLPTSIMDWINPSLFTWTPEQVDMISVHQVITGEQFKIERHQPKAELLLDQTETSAQFSDVEDNQADASQFEQTNVNWYLTPLTDNQTLKSEQTVIDFIQNLADIEFLNASKIQADVWQSEARTLVQIGFQDDSLLSLNLLASDQQYWLRVMSQGSGEIATHHTQLSQWQFEISAVSFEQINLKQAHFLESQSEQKISE